Genomic window (Tardiphaga sp. vice304):
GTCGTGTTCAACATCGCAAGAACCTGAAAATCCATGTCACTCTTCGGCGAATCCGATCGCTGCAGAATGCGGGCGCCGGCGCTGATGGTTGCCAGCGGGTTGCGCAGATCATGCCCCAGAACGGCGATGAACTGTTCGCGCAACTCCGACGTCTCCCGCTCGCTTCGCAAGCCCTCTTGTGCCGCTGAGCGCGTCTCGATGAGATTGCGTTCGTAGAGCCGACGGTCGGTCGCTTTCAGCACGACGACCCGGGTCAGTATCGTCTTTCCGTCGGGATCCCGCTGTTCGGCAGCGTTGACGATCACAGGCAGCTTACCGCCGTCCTGCATAACAAAATCGAGCGCGACCTCGCTGAAGGCGCCCTGCATCCGGAGCAGTGGCGCGATGTGGGTCTCGTAGTAAATCCGCCCGGCCATGCTGAGAATTTCGTTCAACCGTTTGCCGATCAGCTCGATGTCAGAAAAGCCGATCCAAGCTTTCATCGTGGCGTTGATCCGCGACACACGGCCGTTTGGGCCTAGGGTGACGTAGCCACATGGGGCGTTCTCGAACAGATCTCTGAATTCGCCTTCGGCCTCTCCGTTAGACATAAGCGCGTATCGCCGCCACGACTTCGGCAGGGGCGCTGAGATTGGGGCAATGTCCAGTAGCTTCGAGGTTGACGAGCTTGCTACCTGCGATCTCTCGGTGGACATACTCACCGACTTCTTCGGAGGCGATGATGTCGTCCTTGCATTGCAGGATCAGAGTCGGGACCGTGACCTTCGCGAGGTCCGCCCTGTTGTCGGAAGAGAAGGTCACCTTGGCGAACTGCTTGGCGATGTCCGGATCCGTCCGGCAGAAGCTGTTGGTCAATTCCTCGCCGAGCTCTGGCCGATCGGAATTCCCCATAATGGCGGGCGCCATGGCGGAAGACCAGCCCATCTGGTTCTGCTCGAGGAATTCCAGAAGCTCGGTGATCTGCACCTCCGAAAAGCCGCCTCGATACTCTCCATCGTCAATGTAGCGCGCGGACGGACCGACAAGGATAAGCGTCGAGAACAGGTCGGGCGCCTTAATCGAGGCGAGCACGCCGATCATGGCAGCGACGGAGTGACCGACGAAGACGGCGCCTTTCAGTTCCAGTTCCTGTCCCATCTCGACGACGTCGGCGGCGTAGCCGACCAGGCTGTCATATTTCGCGGGATCATAGGCTTTTAGATCGGAACCGCCGGCACCGACGTGGTCGAACAGGACGGTCGTGAAATCCTTCTCGAACGCTGGGGCGACGAAGCGCC
Coding sequences:
- a CDS encoding PAS domain-containing sensor histidine kinase, with protein sequence MSNGEAEGEFRDLFENAPCGYVTLGPNGRVSRINATMKAWIGFSDIELIGKRLNEILSMAGRIYYETHIAPLLRMQGAFSEVALDFVMQDGGKLPVIVNAAEQRDPDGKTILTRVVVLKATDRRLYERNLIETRSAAQEGLRSERETSELREQFIAVLGHDLRNPLATISAGARILQRSDSPKSDMDFQVLAMLNTTVVRMAGLIDDVLDFARGRLGSGITLTRDAQHALEPILVQVVDELRIAHPTREIRTEFTIFEPVDCDRSRMGQLVSNLVGNALTHGAVHAPVRVHAKTVNGTFELSVVNAGEAIPEAAMARLFEPFFRGEVRDSGHGLGLGLHIASQIAKAHGGRLSVASTPEKTCFVLTMPLRS
- a CDS encoding alpha/beta fold hydrolase, whose product is MSVAQRNNVQIRGTGETAMVFAHGFGCDQNMWRFVAPAFEKDFTTVLFDHVGAGGSDLKAYDPAKYDSLVGYAADVVEMGQELELKGAVFVGHSVAAMIGVLASIKAPDLFSTLILVGPSARYIDDGEYRGGFSEVQITELLEFLEQNQMGWSSAMAPAIMGNSDRPELGEELTNSFCRTDPDIAKQFAKVTFSSDNRADLAKVTVPTLILQCKDDIIASEEVGEYVHREIAGSKLVNLEATGHCPNLSAPAEVVAAIRAYV